One part of the Solanum dulcamara chromosome 8, daSolDulc1.2, whole genome shotgun sequence genome encodes these proteins:
- the LOC129899620 gene encoding uncharacterized protein LOC129899620, which yields MASTLTTPTPKNDVVDDQSHDTTFSTPVFQPAPPTTRRSPSSLSSSPSHSSNSSFGSSLSFHDILDDHNSPISPTTPLQFPKGIPFSWEKLPGIPKQIFSKKNSTTSLGQLLPLMPPPAGNANISNSSKKITSFLDEFSPRKSAAKSFRKDPFFAAFVECSKDDQQQYDDDIWKNGSSKVPSIRSLSDRFGFISMYTSCKRTCTVSESIVYLPRSRNYTRKY from the coding sequence ATGGCTTCTACTCTTACTACTCCAACTCCAAAAaatgatgttgttgatgatcaAAGTCATGACACCACATTCTCAACCCCAGTTTTCCAGCCAGCGCCACCGACGACTCGCCGGAGCCCATCATCTCTCTCTTCTTCCCCATCTCACTCTTCCAACTCTTCCTTTGGATCATCACTCTCTTTCCATGATATTCTTGATGATCATAATTCCCCTATTAGCCCAACAACTCCTCTTCAATTTCCAAAAGGGATACCCTTTTCTTGGGAAAAACTTCCTGGAATCCCAAAACaaatattttccaagaaaaATAGTACTACTTCCCTAGGACAACTTCTCCCATTAATGCCACCACCAGCTGGAAatgcaaatatttcaaattcatcCAAGAAAATTACTAGTTTTCTTGATGAGTTTTCTCCAAGAAAAAGTGCTGCTAAAAGCTTTAGAAAAGATCCATTTTTTGCTGCATTTGTGGAGTGTTCCAAGGATGATCAACAACAATATGATGATGACATTTGGAAAAATGGATCTTCAAAGGTACCATCAATAAGAAGTTTAAGTGATAGATTTGGATTCATTAGCATGTATACGTCTTGCAAAAGAACTTGTACAGTCTCTGAGTCCATTGTTTATCTTCCAAGATCAAGAAATTATACTAGGAAGTACTAG
- the LOC129900362 gene encoding receptor homology region, transmembrane domain- and RING domain-containing protein 2-like, with product MVNFWVFLLISFASLMASGATGSVILIRKNSTLSFEDIEANFAPSVKGSGKCGTLYVAEPLDACSTLTNKIEPTNNFTKEPFVLIVRGGCSFEDKVRKAQAAGFKAAIIYDNAYGDIIAMSGTSAGVKILAVFISKVSGEALTKYAGDPDMGVWIIPSSENSAWSIMATSFISLLAMSAVLAMCFFVRRHHIRRELPRASRVREFHGISSRLVKAMPSLIFTSVVEDNSTSVTCAICLEDYCVGDKLRILPCRHKFHAVCVDAWLTSWRTFCPVCKRDARTSTGDPPALESTPLLSSSLRSVSSISSLRSSLASSSVIHIGTGASRSPSVSRPQSISSSHNQHSLWSYHQSPHLTISRSSLDLQNASSQRSRAAYLISSNSLGYPCLSPLNSRYGSAYIPSPSNPSSSYIGSTSRQLNPLHHSESIASFSPFASANSLPGCES from the exons ATGGTGAATTTCTGGGTGTTTTTGTTGATTAGTTTTGCTTCTTTGATGGCTTCTGGAGCTACTGGAAGTGTGATTTTGATAAGAAAGAACAGTACTTTGTCTTTTGAAGACATTGAAGCTAATTTTG CTCCCTCAGTAAAGGGTTCAGGCAAATGTGGAACGTTGTATGTTGCAGAGCCTTTGGATGCCTGCTCAACCTTGACTAACAAGATTGAACCAACTAATAACTTCACAAAAGAACCATTTGTGCTGATAGTCAGGGGTGGATGTAGCTTTGAGGATAAAGTTAGAAAAGCACAAGCTGCAGGTTTTAAAGCAGCCATTATCTATGATAATGCATATGGTGATATAATTGCAA TGTCAGGAACCTCTGCTGGTGTGAAGATACTCGCAGTGTTCATTTCAAAAGTTTCTGGAGAAGCACTCACAAAGTATGCTGGTGATCCTGATATGGGAGTATGGATAATCCCAAGCTCGGAAAACTCAGCTTGGTCAATCATGGCTACATCTTTCATTTCATTACTTGCTATGTCTGCCGTGCTTGCTATGTGTTTCTTTGTTCGCCGACATCATATACGAAGAGAACTGCCCCGAGCTTCTCGTGTTCGTGAATTTCATGGGATTAGTAGCCGTTTGGTTAAAGCTATGCCAAGTTTGATATTTACATCAGTTGTGGAGGATAATTCTACATCAGTGACATGTGCTATATGCCTTGAAGATTATTGTGTTGGAGATAAGCTTAGAATTCTTCCATGTCGGCACA AATTTCACGCTGTGTGTGTTGATGCTTGGCTGACATCATGGAGAACCTTTTGCCCTGTCTGCAAACGGGATGCGAGGACTAGCACTGGTGATCCACCAGCATTAGAATCTACACCATTGCTTTCTTCCAGTCTGCGATCTGTATCTTCAATTTCCTCTCTAAGGTCGTCATTAGCTTCATCATCAGTGATACATATAGGCACAGGAGCATCTCGATCGCCTTCAGTTTCTCGCCCTCAATCAATCTCTAGCTCTCATAACCAGCATTCACTTTGGTCCTACCACCAGTCGCCACATCTTACTATAAGCCGAAGTTCACTCGACCTTCAAAATGCATCTTCTCAAAGATCTCGTGCGGCTTACTTAATTTCATCTAACTCATTGGGTTATCCTTGTCTATCACCTCTTAATTCAAGATATGGGTCTGCATACATTCCTAGTCCTAGCAATCCCTCATCGAGCTATATTGGATCAACAAGTCGGCAGCTTAACCCACTGCATCACAGTGAATCAATTGCAAGCTTTTCACCATTTGCTTCAGCTAACTCTCTTCCTGGATGTGAGTCGTGA